The proteins below come from a single Clupea harengus chromosome 21, Ch_v2.0.2, whole genome shotgun sequence genomic window:
- the LOC105893337 gene encoding extensin-2-like: protein MFPSINSPPQLGAGILVVLLCFGTEVIGVMAVALILRAFLLSAMLCRVYSFPAKGYYGHQPLPQLGQMETGWPSSSSTDVQQSGPPPPQTPGLYTQSGQGVSPMTFSAEVKGSMPQTSSGYEKFEAAPVAFGSNEPLEGRFYSPASVKGVPQASPMEPLPVPVDAYLYTSSVSEPESQMLFDPQPPNPEILVIASPMEPLPVPVDAYPYTSWVSEPESQMLFVPQQPNPEILVIASPPPPPEAALPVFDPHFNYWWQPSYKAGTLIQRGATYEHGNEESESHDSGYLQPPPPLRAFSENRVPDSNEPLESQFYSPAPVQGVNGVPEPSSYVSPPQELYDDRFFDMFITGQLPPGTVTHFSSTDDHGSNAWTDISFERIPPPPYRKAPGGLSKVRYVSKINTKVPQGFSPPPRTPWKFTAEAPLKRAWW, encoded by the exons ATGTTTCCCTCTATAAATTCTCCACCGCAACTAGGAGCAGGAATTCTGGTAGTTCTTTTATGTTTTGGGACTGAGGTGATTGGAGTCATGGCTGTTGCCTTGATATTGAG GGCTTTTCTTCTGTCTGCCATGCTGTGTCGTGTCTATAGCTTTCCAGCTAAAG GATATTATGGCCATCAACCCCTGCCGCAGCTTGGTCAAATGGAGACTGGTTGGCCATCTTCAAGCTCCACTGATGTTCAGCAGTCAGGTCCACCTCCACCTCAGACCCCTGGGCTGTATACACAGTCCGGCCAAGGTGTGTCTCCGATGACCTTCTCTGCTGAAGTCAAGGGCTCCATGCCTCAAACTAGTTCTGGATATGAAAAGTTTGAGGCTGCCCCCGTAGCTTTTGGTTCTAATGAACCACTTGAAGGCCGGTTTTATTCCCCTGCATCTGTTAAAGGAGTTCCTCAAGCAAGTCCAATGGAGCCGTTGCCTGTTCCTGTTGACGCTTATCTGTATACATCATCGGTGTCTGAGCCTGAATCTCAGATGCTGTTTGACCCTCAACCGCCCAATCCTGAGATTCTAGTTATAGCCAGTCCAATGGAGCCTTTGCCTGTTCCTGTTGACGCTTATCCGTATACATCGTGGGTGTCTGAGCCTGAATCTCAGATGCTGTTTGTCCCTCAACAGCCCAATCCTGAGATTCTAGTTATAGCAagtccaccacctccacctgagGCTGCCCTTCCTGTGTTTGATCCACATTTCAACTACTGGTGGCAGCCCTCCTACAAAGCTGGGACACTCATTCAGAGGGGTGCTACTTATGAACATGGCAATGAAGAATCTGAGTCCCATGATTCTGGATACCTGCAGCCTCCCCCGCCACTCCGAGCCTTCTCTGAGAACCGTGTCCCAGATTCTAATGAACCACTTGAAAGCCAGTTTTATTCCCCTGCACCTGTTCAAGGAGTAAACGGTGTCCCAGAGCCCAGTAGTTATGTCAGTCCACCCCAGGAGTTATATGATGACCGGTTCTTTGACATGTTCATCACTGGCCAACTTCCACCTGGTACAGTAACTCACTTCAGTTCCACCGACGACCATGGCAGCAATGCTTGGACCGACATTAGCTTTGAGAGGATTCCTCCACCCCCTTACAGGAAGGCTCCAGGTGGCTTGAGCAAAGTGCGCTATGTTTCAAAGATCAACACTAAGGTTCCTCAAGGTTTTTCACCGCCCCCTCGGACACCCTGGAAGTTTACTGCTGAAGCACCCTTAAAGCGAGCCTGGTGGTGA